In one Musa acuminata AAA Group cultivar baxijiao chromosome BXJ2-5, Cavendish_Baxijiao_AAA, whole genome shotgun sequence genomic region, the following are encoded:
- the LOC103986379 gene encoding patellin-3: protein MAEETETKAPEGPPAAEVVVAEAEEKKPEAEEAVPPADEAAATVPESTFLEEESNVVAEPVDPQKKALDELKQLVQAALSNNEFNPPPPPPAPAKEEPPVKEEEEEAKPAEAPAPASVEESKPPSEPVSAQEAKPAEAPAPASVEVSKPPSEPVPAPAERSLEPEVVEEHASPVKKEPLPPPSQPAEEKAATADDATAKTVKAIKEAVGPAAAEDVSPAAKEAPAEVPAPASTAPPEEVFIWRVPLVGDEKSDAVLLKFLRARDFKVKDALAMLKDAVVWRKQFGIEALLEEDLGLPELDKVVYTHGNDKEGHPVCYNVYGEFQNKELYEKAFGDADKRRKFLKWRIQYLEKGIREHLDFTPGGISSMVQVTDLRNSPRLGKHRQVTKQAVTLLQDNYPEFISKKVFINVPWWYLAVNRMMSPFFTQRTKSKFVFAGPSKSAETLFKYIAPEQVPVAFGGLSKEKDPDFSTADVVTDVSIKPSSKQTIEIPATETCLIVWELRVLGCEVSYGAEFTPSAEDGYTVIVQKNRKLAADDEPVIKGSFKNGEPGKVVLNVENLTSKKKLLLYRYKVKSSTGST, encoded by the exons ATGGCCGAAGAAACCGAGACCAAGGCCCCCGAAGGCCCCCCGGCGGCCGAGGTCGTCGTCGCCGAGGCTGAGGAGAAGAAACCTGAGGCCGAGGAGGCGGTCCCGCCTGCTGACGAGGCCGCCGCCACTGTCCCCGAGTCGACCTTTCTCGAGGAGGAGAGCAACGTCGTGGCTGAACCCGTCGACCCCCAGAAGAAGGCCCTCGACGAGCTGAAGCAGCTCGTGCAGGCTGCCCTCTCCAACAACGAGTTCaaccctcctccgcctcctcccgcCCCGGCGAAGGAGGAGCCGCCggtcaaggaggaggaggaggaagccaagcCCGCAGAAGCTCCGGCCCCTGCTTCCGTGGAGGAGTCGAAGCCGCCGTCCGAGCCCGTTTCGGCTCAGGAAGCCAAGCCTGCTGAAGCTCCTGCCCCGGCTTCCGTGGAGGTGTCGAAGCCGCCGTCCGAGCCCGTTCCGGCTCCTGCTGAGAGGTCTCTGGAgccggaggtggtggaggagcacGCTTCACCGGTAAAGAAAGAACCTTTGCCTCCCCCTTCGCAGCCAGCGGAGGAGAAGGCAGCCACGGCTGATGACGCAACCGCCAAGACGGTGAAAGCCATCAAGGAAGCCGTTGGGCCCGCTGCCGCGGAGGACGTCTCTCCTGCGGCGAAGGAGGCGCCTGCCGAGGTCCCTGCTCCTGCTTCGACGGCGCCGCCAGAGGAGGTGTTCATCTGGAGGGTCCCGCTCGTGGGCGACGAGAAGAGCGACGCCGTCCTCCTCAAGTTCCTCCGCGCCCGCGACTTCAAGGTGAAGGACGCCCTGGCCATGCTCAAGGACGCCGTCGTCTGGAGGAAGCAATTCGGCATCGAGGCGCTCCTCGAGGAGGACCTCGGACTGCCGGAGCTGGACAAGGTCGTGTACACGCACGGCAACGACAAGGAAGGCCACCCCGTGTGCTACAATGTCTACGGCGAGTTCCAGAACAAGGAGCTCTACGAGAAGGCCTTCGGCGACGCGGACAAGCGGCGCAAGTTCCTCAAGTGGAGGATCCAGTACCTGGAGAAGGGGATCAGGGAGCACCTGGACTTCACTCCTGGTGGCATCTCCTCCATGGTTCAGGTGACTGATCTCAGGAACTCACCACGGCTCGGGAAGCATCGGCAGGTCACGAAGCAAGCTGTCACTCTGCTCCAGGACAACTATCCCGAGTTCATCTCCAAGAAG GTGTTCATCAATGTTCCATGGTGGTACTTGGCTGTCAACAGGATGATGAGCCCATTCTTTACACAAAGAACCAAGAGCAAGTTTGTCTTCGCCGGACCTTCCAAATCGGCAGAGACCCTGTTCAA ATACATAGCACCTGAGCAGGTCCCAGTTGCATTTGGAGGTCTTAGCAAGGAGAAAGACCCAGATTTCAGCACTGCCGATGTTGTTACAGATGTCAGCATTAAACCCTCATCCAAGCAAACCATAGAAATACCTGCTACTGAG ACATGCCTTATTGTGTGGGAACTCCGAGTTCTGGGATGTGAGGTGAGCTATGGTGCTGAGTTCACTCCAAGTGCAGAGGACGGATACACGGTGATCGTGCAGAAGAACAGGAAGTTGGCCGCCGATGATGAGCCTGTGATCAAAGGATCTTTCAAGAATGGAGAGCCCGGTAAGGTGGTCCTAAACGTCGAAAACCTGACATCCAAGAAGAAGCTTCTCCTTTACAGATACAAGGTGAAGAGCTCCACTGGATCCACATAA